A section of the Myxococcus virescens genome encodes:
- a CDS encoding tetratricopeptide repeat protein — MKTASFLVLQLLTAQAAEPDSATLERTAAVESARLAESPDDADALYRLGTAFLALNTPKKAVAPLKKLVAQEPDLIPPKLALARALRLSGEPEQARTVLDTAIAAFPEESTLRAERGLLARVLDERDVAISQYAVAVELAPQDAELRFNLGEALQRASRTDDAIEAYREALKLDAKLNVARVNLGKALAEKGLNGEAKETLREATRQKLGDTEAHYNLGVLLMRENDLDGAIAEYQRTLAAAPKHASAHNNMGVAFNEKGDPRKATDAFLKAIAADPKFAEAHFNLGLAYYQLGDFARATKAFEKAVVLEPQRSSGPYTQLGHLYLTQGKKKQAVEAFKTAIEKSAEDGKKTTEAYQGLARAWLSLGKADEAVATLKTAVGAFPKDASARAAYGEALRAKGDLDGAIAEYEEGVKLAPTPENRLALADVYAQKRVGAKAQPLYRALLDEDPTNRAAKLALADLLLAMGDYVAAEGLLKPKDGEEADTAALARLGIVHSRRGRPELAVSELEAVVAKDPAQLEARAELGFIYLRGGDGAKARKVLTSVLSVDPRHSLSLLYMGHTLYQQGNTKGAEKSFRNAVQADPNFAEPHNALGQLLEATKRIDEAKDAYKMAVQLQPDHPDARDALKRLTASAPKP; from the coding sequence ATGAAGACTGCCAGCTTCCTGGTGCTCCAGCTCCTCACCGCGCAGGCCGCCGAGCCCGACTCGGCCACGCTCGAGCGCACCGCCGCCGTGGAGAGCGCGCGGTTGGCCGAGTCCCCCGACGACGCGGATGCCCTGTACCGCCTGGGCACCGCCTTCCTCGCGCTCAACACGCCGAAGAAGGCCGTGGCGCCCCTGAAGAAGCTGGTGGCCCAGGAGCCGGACCTCATTCCACCGAAGCTGGCCCTGGCCCGCGCGCTGCGGCTGTCCGGTGAGCCGGAGCAGGCGCGCACGGTGCTGGACACGGCCATCGCCGCCTTCCCCGAGGAGTCCACGCTCCGGGCCGAGCGCGGCCTGCTGGCGCGCGTGCTGGACGAGCGCGACGTGGCCATCAGCCAGTACGCGGTGGCGGTGGAGCTGGCCCCCCAGGACGCGGAGCTGCGCTTCAACCTGGGCGAGGCCCTGCAGCGCGCCAGCCGCACGGACGACGCCATCGAGGCCTACCGTGAGGCGCTGAAGCTGGACGCGAAGCTCAACGTGGCCCGCGTGAATCTGGGCAAGGCCCTGGCGGAGAAGGGCCTCAACGGCGAGGCCAAGGAAACGCTGCGCGAGGCCACCCGGCAGAAGCTGGGTGACACCGAGGCGCACTACAACCTCGGCGTGCTCCTCATGCGGGAGAACGACCTGGACGGCGCCATCGCCGAGTACCAGCGCACGCTCGCCGCCGCCCCCAAGCACGCCAGCGCGCACAACAACATGGGCGTGGCGTTCAACGAGAAGGGCGACCCGCGCAAGGCCACCGACGCCTTCCTCAAGGCCATCGCCGCGGACCCGAAGTTCGCCGAGGCGCACTTCAACCTGGGGTTGGCGTACTACCAGCTCGGTGACTTCGCCCGGGCCACCAAGGCCTTCGAAAAGGCCGTGGTGCTGGAGCCGCAGCGATCCAGCGGGCCGTACACGCAGCTGGGCCACCTGTACCTGACGCAGGGCAAGAAGAAGCAAGCCGTGGAGGCCTTCAAGACGGCCATCGAGAAGAGCGCCGAGGACGGGAAGAAGACGACGGAGGCGTACCAGGGCCTTGCACGCGCGTGGCTCAGCCTGGGCAAGGCGGACGAAGCGGTGGCCACCCTGAAGACGGCCGTGGGCGCATTCCCGAAGGACGCGAGCGCCCGCGCCGCCTATGGCGAGGCCCTGCGCGCCAAGGGTGACTTGGATGGCGCCATCGCCGAGTACGAAGAGGGCGTGAAGCTCGCCCCCACGCCGGAGAACCGGCTGGCGCTCGCGGATGTGTACGCGCAGAAGCGGGTGGGCGCGAAAGCACAGCCGCTCTACAGGGCCCTCCTGGACGAGGACCCCACCAATCGCGCCGCGAAGCTGGCGCTCGCGGACCTGCTGCTGGCCATGGGCGACTATGTGGCGGCGGAGGGGCTGCTCAAGCCCAAGGACGGGGAAGAGGCCGACACCGCGGCGCTGGCGCGGCTGGGCATCGTCCACTCGCGGCGTGGGCGGCCGGAACTGGCCGTGTCGGAGCTCGAGGCGGTGGTGGCGAAGGATCCGGCGCAGTTGGAGGCTCGCGCGGAGCTGGGCTTCATCTACCTGCGTGGCGGCGACGGCGCGAAGGCGAGGAAGGTGCTGACGTCCGTGCTGTCGGTGGACCCGCGCCACTCGCTGAGCCTGCTGTACATGGGCCACACGCTGTACCAGCAGGGCAACACGAAGGGCGCGGAGAAGTCCTTCCGCAACGCCGTGCAGGCGGACCCGAACTTCGCTGAGCCGCACAACGCACTCGGGCAGCTGCTGGAAGCGACGAAGCGCATCGACGAGGCAAAGGACGCCTACAAGATGGCCGTGCAGTTGCAGCCGGACCACCCGGATGCGAGAGACGCGCTGAAGCGGCTGACGGCGTCCGCGCCCAAGCCGTAG
- a CDS encoding EamA family transporter → MGRRRGAALETAALVLVLSSAFLHAAWNALLKRHPNPEVGVVSVMSVVILASGIWALGMRGPAFSSTEGLVWALWAGVCESVYLAGLARSLRQAPLGLAYTVSRGGAMLLVWPVSVLWLGEAVSPWTVSGVALICVGLAVMNLSHSAGAMGTGVAWAALSAVGIAGYHLSYKMALGTGAQPPALFATGLLVALPVLILERGRQQGWAAFRREALLAPGLVLTAGLISALSFGLLLTALAGGGAGAVLTLRNTSIAFALVLAALQGERLGRRQLSGAALVAVGAVLLGVPE, encoded by the coding sequence GTGGGTCGTCGTCGAGGAGCCGCATTGGAGACTGCTGCGCTGGTGCTGGTGTTGTCGTCCGCGTTCCTGCACGCGGCTTGGAACGCGCTGCTCAAGCGTCATCCCAATCCGGAAGTGGGCGTGGTGAGCGTCATGTCCGTGGTCATCCTGGCCAGTGGCATCTGGGCGCTGGGGATGCGTGGCCCCGCGTTCTCCAGCACGGAGGGGCTCGTCTGGGCGCTGTGGGCGGGCGTGTGTGAGAGCGTTTACCTCGCGGGGCTCGCGCGGTCGCTGCGTCAGGCGCCACTCGGGCTCGCGTACACGGTGTCGCGTGGCGGCGCGATGCTGCTCGTCTGGCCCGTGTCCGTGCTGTGGCTGGGGGAGGCGGTGTCCCCATGGACGGTGTCAGGCGTGGCGCTGATCTGCGTTGGGCTGGCGGTGATGAACCTGTCCCATTCCGCGGGGGCCATGGGGACGGGCGTGGCGTGGGCGGCCCTGTCGGCGGTGGGAATCGCGGGCTACCACTTGAGCTACAAGATGGCGCTGGGGACGGGCGCGCAGCCGCCTGCGTTGTTCGCCACCGGCCTGCTCGTCGCGCTGCCCGTGCTCATCCTGGAGCGGGGCCGCCAGCAGGGGTGGGCTGCCTTCCGCCGGGAGGCTTTGCTCGCACCGGGCCTCGTCCTGACGGCGGGGCTCATCTCCGCGCTGTCGTTCGGCCTGTTGTTGACGGCGCTGGCGGGGGGCGGGGCCGGCGCGGTGCTGACGCTTCGAAACACCTCCATCGCCTTCGCGCTGGTGCTCGCGGCGCTTCAGGGTGAGCGCCTGGGCCGACGGCAACTGTCGGGCGCCGCGCTCGTCGCCGTGGGCGCGGTGTTGCTGGGCGTGCCGGAATAG
- a CDS encoding heme ABC transporter ATP-binding protein: MSLEVRGIEVWRGRGRTLGPMDLTLQPGEVLAVVGPNGAGKSTLLSAMSGELRCSTGEVLLDGTPLLHWKPRERAMRLGVLPQESSLGFGFTALEVALLGRSPHASRAEGSADLAAAVAALDATDTRHLASRSYLTLSGGERQRVQLSRVLAQLSEPLASGHRYLLLDEPTASLDLAHQHLVLEAAARFAQAGGAVLAVLHDLNLAARYAHRMAVLAEGRLVELGAPAQVLSQELVARVFGLRVQVVEWPGSPGPLVIPEGRAPLTR; this comes from the coding sequence ATGAGCCTGGAGGTTCGTGGCATCGAGGTGTGGCGTGGCCGTGGGCGGACGCTGGGGCCCATGGACTTGACGCTGCAGCCCGGCGAGGTGCTGGCCGTGGTGGGGCCGAACGGCGCGGGCAAGTCCACGCTGCTGTCCGCCATGTCGGGCGAGCTGCGGTGCTCGACGGGCGAGGTGCTCCTGGACGGCACTCCCTTGCTGCATTGGAAGCCGCGGGAGCGCGCCATGCGGCTGGGCGTGCTCCCCCAGGAGTCGTCGCTGGGCTTCGGCTTCACGGCGCTGGAGGTGGCGCTGCTGGGACGGAGTCCCCATGCGAGCCGCGCTGAGGGCAGCGCGGACCTGGCGGCGGCGGTGGCGGCGCTCGATGCCACCGACACGCGGCACCTGGCTTCACGTTCGTACCTCACGCTGTCGGGGGGCGAGCGGCAGCGTGTGCAGCTATCGCGGGTGCTGGCTCAGCTCTCCGAACCGTTGGCCTCCGGACACCGTTACCTGCTGCTGGACGAGCCGACGGCGAGTCTGGATCTGGCCCACCAGCACCTCGTGCTGGAGGCGGCGGCGCGCTTCGCCCAGGCGGGTGGCGCGGTGCTGGCGGTGCTGCATGACCTCAATCTGGCCGCGAGATACGCGCACCGGATGGCCGTGCTCGCCGAGGGCCGGCTGGTTGAGCTGGGCGCACCGGCGCAGGTGCTTTCCCAGGAGCTGGTGGCCCGTGTCTTCGGACTGCGCGTGCAGGTCGTCGAATGGCCGGGCTCGCCCGGTCCCCTGGTCATCCCGGAGGGCCGCGCGCCGCTGACTCGCTGA
- a CDS encoding FecCD family ABC transporter permease — MSASEIAPVSATYRTQEPSQPAAPRPWLLLTALLLGVVLLSLAVGAVPVPLLALAGSLLEQVGLDIGHKLESVQQAVLLSIRLPRVTLGIMVGAVLATCGAALQALFRNPLVEPGLLGTSSGAALGAVAAIVMDVALSAHLGSLRMLAVPGAAFLGALGATLLAHRLGGGGGRTETARILLAGVAVSAGAGAGIGLLTQMATDAQLRSITFWTWGSLGGASWDVVGAATPPLLIALGLLLREARTLNLLLLGEREAWHLGVDVERLKRRLILAAALGVGAAVSVTGVIAFVGLLVPALLRLALGPDHRRLLSASALLGASLLVGADLLARTAAIPAELPVGALTSVLGVPVFIGLLSRKGAA; from the coding sequence ATGAGTGCGTCGGAGATTGCGCCCGTCTCCGCCACCTACCGCACCCAGGAGCCCAGTCAGCCAGCAGCCCCGCGTCCGTGGCTGCTGCTGACGGCGCTGCTGCTGGGCGTGGTGCTCCTGTCGCTCGCCGTGGGCGCGGTGCCGGTGCCTCTGCTGGCACTGGCGGGCAGTCTGCTGGAACAGGTGGGCCTGGACATCGGCCACAAGCTGGAGTCCGTGCAGCAGGCGGTGCTGCTGTCCATCCGCCTGCCGCGCGTGACGCTCGGCATCATGGTGGGCGCGGTGCTGGCCACCTGTGGTGCCGCGCTGCAGGCGTTGTTCCGCAACCCGCTGGTGGAGCCCGGCCTGCTGGGCACCTCCAGCGGCGCGGCGCTGGGGGCGGTGGCAGCCATCGTCATGGACGTGGCCCTCAGCGCCCACCTGGGCTCGTTGCGGATGCTCGCGGTGCCGGGCGCGGCCTTCCTGGGCGCGCTGGGCGCCACGCTGCTGGCGCATCGGCTGGGGGGAGGCGGCGGACGCACGGAGACGGCGCGCATCCTCCTGGCGGGCGTGGCTGTCAGCGCGGGGGCGGGCGCGGGCATCGGCCTGCTCACGCAGATGGCCACCGACGCGCAGCTCCGCTCCATCACCTTCTGGACCTGGGGCAGCCTGGGCGGTGCGTCCTGGGACGTGGTGGGGGCCGCCACGCCGCCGCTGCTCATCGCCCTGGGCCTGCTGCTGCGTGAGGCGCGCACCCTCAACCTCCTGCTGCTGGGGGAGCGTGAGGCGTGGCACCTGGGCGTGGATGTCGAGCGCCTCAAGCGTCGGCTCATCCTCGCCGCGGCCTTGGGTGTGGGGGCCGCGGTGTCCGTCACCGGCGTCATCGCCTTCGTCGGCTTGCTGGTGCCCGCGCTGCTGCGGTTGGCGCTGGGACCGGACCACCGGCGGTTGCTCAGTGCATCCGCCTTGCTGGGGGCCTCGCTGCTGGTGGGCGCGGACCTGCTGGCTCGCACGGCGGCCATTCCCGCCGAGCTGCCCGTGGGCGCGCTCACGTCCGTGCTGGGCGTTCCCGTCTTCATCGGGCTGCTGTCGCGCAAGGGGGCCGCATGA
- a CDS encoding heme/hemin ABC transporter substrate-binding protein, whose protein sequence is MSRASGLSWVFMAVASLAHAAVPAPAKPQAAAAAKAPVNAAKLVTVGPAITETVFALGAGGQVVGVDDTSLALEVARKSPKVGYQRALSSEAIVALGTSQLLASEEAGPPGVLEQLKTVGVDVVVLPNKHTVEATRERIRTLAQRLGKAEQGEALVKQLDADLRKARERTAARKDAKPPRVLALYARGANVLMVAGAGTAAGELVTLSGGVNAIAGYSGHKPLTAEAVVEAAPDFILMPASSLEPVGGEEGLSRTPGLSQVRGWRLITVDDVHFMGLGPHLGKAVSRLQDGYMSPARGRK, encoded by the coding sequence ATGAGCCGCGCGTCCGGGCTGTCGTGGGTCTTCATGGCGGTGGCCTCGCTCGCGCACGCGGCGGTGCCTGCGCCCGCGAAGCCTCAGGCGGCGGCCGCGGCCAAGGCCCCGGTCAACGCGGCGAAGCTGGTCACCGTCGGCCCCGCCATCACCGAAACCGTCTTCGCGCTGGGCGCGGGCGGGCAGGTGGTGGGCGTGGATGACACCAGCCTGGCGTTGGAGGTCGCCCGGAAGTCGCCGAAGGTGGGCTACCAGCGGGCGCTGTCATCGGAGGCCATCGTCGCGCTGGGGACGTCGCAGTTGCTGGCGTCCGAGGAGGCGGGCCCTCCGGGCGTGCTCGAGCAGCTCAAGACGGTGGGCGTGGACGTGGTGGTGCTGCCGAACAAGCACACCGTCGAAGCCACGCGCGAGCGCATCCGGACGCTCGCGCAGCGCCTGGGCAAGGCCGAGCAGGGTGAGGCCCTGGTCAAGCAGCTGGACGCGGACCTGCGCAAGGCGCGGGAGCGCACGGCGGCGCGCAAGGACGCGAAGCCGCCGCGGGTCCTCGCGCTGTACGCGCGCGGGGCCAACGTCCTCATGGTGGCGGGCGCAGGGACAGCGGCGGGCGAGCTCGTCACGCTGTCGGGCGGCGTGAATGCCATCGCCGGCTATTCGGGCCACAAGCCGCTGACGGCGGAGGCGGTGGTCGAAGCGGCGCCGGACTTCATCCTCATGCCAGCCAGCTCCCTGGAGCCGGTGGGCGGTGAGGAGGGCCTGTCGCGCACGCCTGGCCTGTCACAGGTGCGTGGTTGGCGCCTCATCACCGTGGATGACGTCCACTTCATGGGGCTGGGGCCTCACCTGGGCAAGGCCGTGAGCCGCTTGCAGGATGGGTACATGTCCCCGGCTCGGGGCCGCAAATGA
- a CDS encoding hemin-degrading factor: protein MNQTANSDVVSESTRLRQRWQTLREEQPRTRIRDAAEQLGVSEAQLLATGLGESVVRLDLRLDALLPRFESLGRVMSLTRNAHAVHEKRGTWRNIELHGKQGLVLDEEIDLRLFFTRWSFGFAIREPHGDGIRRSLQFFDASGTAVHKLYVEEAGREETFDTLVKEFTHADQSPVLSIVPATPAAAPKPDSEIDAEGLRSGWRALQDTHEFFMLLNRFSVARTQALRLAEPELTTSVAASSLTWVLEKAAATELPIMIFVGNPGCIQIHTGPVKNVKPMGPWMNVLDAGFNLHVRADHVHSAWVVRKPTRDGVVTSVELFNEAGENIALIFGKRKPGQPESPEWRALAEELAQALPASEVSR, encoded by the coding sequence ATGAATCAGACCGCGAACTCTGATGTCGTTTCCGAATCCACCCGTCTGCGCCAGCGCTGGCAGACCCTCCGCGAGGAGCAGCCTCGCACCCGTATTCGTGACGCCGCCGAGCAGTTGGGTGTGAGTGAAGCGCAGTTGCTCGCCACGGGACTTGGGGAGAGCGTCGTCCGGCTGGACCTTCGACTGGATGCGCTCCTTCCCCGTTTCGAGTCGCTGGGGCGGGTGATGTCGCTCACGCGCAACGCGCATGCCGTGCATGAGAAGCGTGGCACCTGGCGCAACATCGAGCTGCACGGCAAGCAGGGGCTGGTGCTGGACGAGGAGATCGACCTGCGCCTGTTCTTCACGCGCTGGAGCTTCGGCTTCGCCATCCGTGAGCCGCACGGCGATGGCATCCGCCGCAGCCTCCAATTCTTCGACGCGTCGGGGACGGCCGTCCACAAGCTCTACGTAGAGGAGGCAGGGCGCGAGGAGACGTTCGACACCCTGGTGAAGGAGTTCACCCACGCGGACCAGTCGCCGGTGCTCAGCATCGTCCCGGCCACGCCCGCGGCGGCGCCCAAGCCCGACAGTGAGATTGACGCGGAGGGGCTGCGCTCCGGCTGGCGCGCGCTCCAGGACACGCATGAGTTCTTCATGCTGCTCAACCGCTTCAGCGTGGCGCGCACCCAGGCGCTCCGCCTGGCCGAGCCGGAGCTGACCACCTCGGTGGCAGCGTCCTCGCTGACGTGGGTGCTGGAGAAGGCGGCCGCGACGGAGCTGCCCATCATGATTTTCGTGGGCAACCCGGGCTGCATCCAGATTCACACCGGCCCGGTGAAGAACGTGAAGCCGATGGGCCCGTGGATGAACGTGTTGGACGCGGGCTTCAACCTCCACGTCCGCGCGGACCACGTCCACTCGGCGTGGGTCGTGCGCAAGCCCACGCGGGACGGCGTCGTCACGTCCGTGGAGCTGTTCAACGAGGCGGGGGAGAACATCGCGCTCATCTTCGGCAAGCGGAAGCCGGGGCAGCCCGAGTCGCCTGAGTGGCGCGCGCTGGCGGAGGAACTGGCCCAGGCGCTGCCCGCGAGCGAGGTGTCGCGATGA
- a CDS encoding HmuY family protein: MSRFSPRSSFLGRASAALLLAGSLSACGDDLELPPENPPTDGSHVNHVANDDGSYTTTVNATSSADWIGLDLDKGAQVSASEDTVWDLAFNRFNVRTRGGVSGTGNVAVAVLLETDFAAVTRAPADGYVADSEDGPDRGEDPDSAFQQGDGWYAYDMTTHALTARRNVYVVRSDAGDYFKVAMQSYYDDAGTPGMLSLRWAKVPGPASSGSAVTQPSSY; the protein is encoded by the coding sequence ATGTCCCGCTTCTCTCCCCGTTCCTCCTTCCTGGGCCGCGCCAGCGCCGCCTTGCTGCTGGCCGGTTCCCTGTCCGCGTGCGGCGATGACCTCGAGCTGCCACCAGAGAACCCGCCGACGGATGGCTCCCACGTGAATCACGTGGCCAACGATGACGGCTCGTACACCACCACCGTGAACGCGACGAGCAGCGCGGACTGGATTGGCCTGGACCTGGACAAGGGCGCGCAGGTGAGCGCCTCCGAGGACACTGTCTGGGACCTGGCCTTCAACCGCTTCAACGTCCGCACCCGGGGCGGCGTGAGTGGTACCGGCAACGTGGCGGTGGCGGTGCTCCTCGAGACGGACTTCGCGGCGGTGACGCGGGCGCCGGCGGACGGCTACGTCGCGGATTCCGAGGACGGCCCGGACCGGGGCGAGGACCCGGACAGCGCCTTCCAGCAGGGCGACGGGTGGTACGCCTATGACATGACGACGCACGCCCTCACGGCGCGTCGCAATGTGTACGTCGTCCGCTCCGACGCTGGTGACTACTTCAAGGTCGCCATGCAGTCCTATTACGACGATGCCGGTACGCCGGGGATGTTGTCGCTCCGCTGGGCGAAGGTGCCTGGCCCCGCCTCCAGCGGCAGCGCCGTGACGCAGCCGTCCTCGTACTGA
- a CDS encoding TonB-dependent receptor plug domain-containing protein: protein MAWRGCLLFVACSMPWTAWGGGSEAPATEVASSEASTAEAPPDAQVVQAEAGLEPALDAEALPEARTVVTASRSPERLEDSAVATEVITRSDILASGARDASELLAAHPGLQVVQTFAGATVQLQGLSPEYVLVLVDGERVAGRVAGSVDLSRLSTEDIEQVEIVKGPSSVLYGSDAVAGVVNLITRRARRPLGAELRASYGSMQRLELDATGEAKGENWGLRLSGGLARRDAYLLDPTSIGTTGSSLDGIDASAGGDLRISEGTALQANATYARRVQRGVDVGVTGAIFDRASRDDSLSVRLSPRWTLSNSASLRVDGAYAWFNRRYLRDQRRSNALDTIEDTREQQGRLGAQLDAKLGDAHAFVAGAELLGEWLQADRLGEDGTGQRARASIYVQDNWTLVPSLKLTLVPGARVDTDTQFGTAVTPRLAARMDPTSWLTLRGSYGWAFRAPGFQEMLLDFENPSVGYRVHGNPDLRPERSRSFNLSVEVKPAESSLLWVSAFQHRLQDMIGVSTEMVGPQQLFTYVNIARARVRGGELGVRQQLPGRISAELGYTLTDGRSEETGLALEGQARHRLTAQATWRHRTSGLEAWVRGALVGPRPFYPDTDGDGVANPYDAKRYVTVDARLGWRMREELQFFVLGTNLANAGNPTDLPIPPRAIQAGISARL from the coding sequence ATGGCGTGGCGTGGGTGTTTGCTCTTCGTGGCCTGTTCCATGCCGTGGACGGCGTGGGGCGGTGGCAGTGAAGCGCCTGCCACCGAGGTGGCTTCCAGTGAGGCTTCCACCGCGGAGGCTCCGCCCGATGCGCAGGTGGTCCAGGCCGAGGCGGGGCTGGAGCCCGCGTTAGACGCGGAGGCGCTGCCGGAAGCGCGCACGGTGGTGACGGCGTCGCGTTCGCCGGAGCGGCTCGAGGATTCGGCGGTGGCCACGGAGGTCATCACCCGCTCGGACATCCTGGCCAGCGGGGCGCGGGACGCGTCGGAGTTGCTCGCCGCGCACCCTGGGCTCCAGGTGGTCCAGACGTTCGCGGGCGCCACGGTGCAGCTGCAGGGCCTGTCGCCGGAGTACGTCCTGGTGCTGGTGGACGGTGAGCGCGTGGCCGGCCGGGTGGCCGGAAGCGTGGACCTGTCCCGCCTGTCCACCGAGGACATCGAACAGGTAGAAATCGTGAAGGGCCCCTCGTCGGTCCTCTACGGCAGCGACGCGGTGGCGGGCGTGGTGAACCTCATCACCCGTCGTGCCCGTCGTCCGCTGGGCGCCGAGCTGCGCGCCTCCTACGGCTCCATGCAGCGGCTGGAGCTGGACGCCACCGGCGAGGCGAAGGGCGAGAACTGGGGGCTGCGTCTGAGCGGCGGTCTGGCGCGGCGGGACGCGTACCTCCTGGACCCGACGAGCATCGGCACCACGGGCAGCAGCCTGGATGGAATCGACGCGTCCGCGGGCGGTGACTTGCGCATCAGTGAGGGCACGGCGCTGCAGGCCAACGCCACCTATGCACGCCGGGTGCAGCGCGGCGTGGACGTGGGCGTGACGGGCGCCATCTTCGACCGCGCCAGCCGGGATGACTCGCTCTCCGTGCGCCTGTCTCCCCGGTGGACGCTGTCCAACAGCGCCTCGCTGCGCGTGGATGGCGCCTATGCGTGGTTCAACCGGCGCTACCTGAGGGACCAGCGCCGCTCCAACGCGTTGGACACCATCGAGGACACGCGCGAGCAGCAGGGCCGGCTGGGCGCGCAGCTGGACGCGAAGCTGGGGGACGCCCACGCCTTCGTGGCGGGCGCGGAGCTGCTCGGCGAATGGTTGCAGGCGGACCGGCTGGGCGAAGACGGCACCGGCCAGCGCGCCCGCGCGTCCATCTACGTGCAGGACAACTGGACCCTGGTGCCAAGCTTGAAGCTGACGCTGGTGCCGGGCGCGCGCGTGGACACGGACACGCAGTTCGGCACGGCGGTGACGCCTCGGCTGGCGGCGCGCATGGACCCGACATCCTGGCTCACGCTGCGCGGCAGCTACGGCTGGGCGTTCCGGGCGCCGGGCTTCCAGGAGATGCTGCTCGACTTCGAGAACCCCAGCGTGGGCTACCGGGTGCACGGCAATCCGGACCTGCGTCCGGAGCGCTCGCGCAGCTTCAACCTGTCGGTGGAGGTGAAGCCCGCGGAGTCCTCGCTCCTGTGGGTGAGCGCCTTCCAGCACCGCCTTCAGGACATGATTGGCGTCTCCACGGAGATGGTCGGTCCGCAGCAGCTCTTCACCTACGTGAACATCGCGCGTGCGCGCGTGCGCGGAGGCGAGCTGGGTGTGCGTCAGCAGCTCCCTGGTCGCATCTCCGCGGAGCTGGGCTACACGCTCACCGACGGCCGTTCGGAGGAGACGGGGCTGGCGCTGGAAGGGCAGGCGCGCCATCGCCTCACCGCGCAGGCCACCTGGCGTCACCGGACGTCGGGCCTGGAGGCCTGGGTGCGCGGCGCGCTCGTGGGGCCGCGTCCCTTCTATCCGGACACGGACGGTGACGGCGTCGCCAACCCGTACGACGCCAAGCGCTACGTCACCGTGGATGCCCGGCTGGGCTGGCGCATGCGCGAGGAACTCCAGTTCTTCGTGCTGGGCACCAACCTCGCGAACGCGGGCAACCCCACCGACCTCCCCATTCCCCCTCGCGCCATCCAGGCCGGCATCTCCGCCCGGCTCTGA
- a CDS encoding LEA type 2 family protein, which translates to MRLPSPMFRLAVVLLLCAGCASAPTRPSSPAVLTAQRTVVASQGLTDATLRFEAQVTSPGEGVVERADYELVADGQVVKTGTAKLDVALTPGEPTDLSFEERAPYVKNEDDLARLSAQGGTLLLALRGTLVVRSGDQEQTIPFAASRAARVPRLPTVVVEELDGARYSDEEVQLNLRLGVRNPNPFPLRLEGLTWTASVAGKTLDSGTLAQADTVDASATGVYPVELAVTKDTWGPEVKALISKGLLPYGVTGEVTGPLLRVPYSLTGKVKLNVSR; encoded by the coding sequence ATGCGCTTGCCCTCGCCCATGTTCCGACTGGCCGTGGTGCTTCTCCTCTGTGCGGGGTGTGCTTCCGCCCCTACCCGGCCCTCCAGTCCCGCCGTCCTCACCGCCCAACGGACCGTCGTCGCGTCCCAGGGCCTCACCGACGCCACCCTGCGCTTCGAGGCCCAGGTGACCAGCCCCGGAGAGGGGGTGGTGGAGCGCGCCGACTACGAGCTCGTCGCCGATGGCCAGGTGGTGAAGACGGGCACCGCGAAGCTGGACGTGGCGCTGACGCCCGGCGAGCCCACGGACCTCTCCTTCGAGGAGCGCGCGCCCTACGTGAAGAACGAGGACGACCTGGCGCGGCTGAGCGCCCAGGGAGGCACGCTGCTGCTCGCCCTGCGCGGCACCCTCGTCGTGCGCTCGGGAGACCAGGAGCAGACGATTCCCTTCGCCGCCAGCCGCGCGGCGCGGGTGCCCCGGCTGCCCACGGTGGTGGTGGAGGAGTTGGACGGGGCGCGCTACTCGGATGAGGAGGTCCAGCTCAACCTCCGCCTGGGCGTGCGCAACCCCAACCCCTTCCCGCTGCGGCTGGAGGGCCTGACGTGGACGGCATCGGTGGCCGGCAAGACGCTGGACAGCGGCACGCTGGCGCAGGCGGACACCGTGGACGCGTCCGCCACGGGCGTGTACCCGGTGGAACTGGCGGTGACAAAGGACACCTGGGGCCCGGAGGTGAAGGCGCTCATCTCCAAGGGGCTGCTGCCCTACGGGGTGACCGGTGAGGTGACGGGCCCGCTGCTGCGCGTGCCGTATTCGCTCACGGGCAAGGTGAAGCTGAACGTCTCCCGGTAG